A region of Mesorhizobium sp. M3A.F.Ca.ET.080.04.2.1 DNA encodes the following proteins:
- a CDS encoding NADH-ubiquinone dehydrogenase: MVPYSIPYSLMPDLNQFEKMNQDLTRMMPKEMASAVNLFAHPVAGAAAVSALGVGLANHAFGMWMGAVSGAVEASQRMLQPFLDDLKAQSEAAAHSSKARKATETLIAEAQTFARDVTDIVASTTTEKVLDATGADTVAEAAATGLMPEDFKQPNAIEKPTTPSDLKAISGIGPKLEKVLNGLGIWTYGQIAAWTAAEIAWVEDYLSLAGRVGRDDWTGQAAALAAKQ; encoded by the coding sequence ATGGTGCCCTATTCGATACCCTATTCACTGATGCCCGATTTGAACCAGTTCGAGAAGATGAACCAGGATCTGACCAGAATGATGCCGAAGGAGATGGCGAGCGCCGTCAATCTCTTCGCGCATCCCGTTGCAGGCGCCGCAGCGGTGTCGGCACTCGGCGTCGGCCTGGCCAATCACGCCTTCGGCATGTGGATGGGCGCGGTCTCCGGCGCGGTCGAGGCCTCGCAGCGCATGCTGCAGCCGTTCCTCGACGATCTGAAGGCACAGAGCGAAGCCGCCGCCCATTCGTCCAAGGCACGCAAGGCGACCGAGACGCTGATCGCAGAAGCGCAGACTTTCGCCAGGGACGTGACCGATATCGTGGCAAGCACCACCACCGAGAAGGTGCTCGATGCGACAGGCGCGGACACGGTTGCGGAAGCGGCGGCGACCGGCCTGATGCCGGAAGATTTCAAGCAGCCCAACGCGATCGAGAAGCCCACCACGCCTTCTGACCTGAAGGCGATCTCGGGCATCGGGCCAAAGCTGGAAAAGGTGCTGAACGGCCTCGGCATCTGGACTTATGGCCAGATCGCCGCCTGGACGGCGGCAGAGATCGCCTGGGTCGAGGACTACCTGTCGCTCGCCGGCCGCGTTGGCCGCGACGACTGGACTGGCCAAGCTGCGGCTCTGGCCGCGAAGCAGTGA
- the nuoF gene encoding NADH-quinone oxidoreductase subunit NuoF produces the protein MLQDKDRIFTNIYGLFDKSLAGAQARGHWDDTPGLIAKGRDWIINEMKASGLRGRGGAGFPTGLKWSFMPKQSDGRPSYLVINADESEPGTCKDRDILRNDPHTLVEGALVAGFAMGAVACYIYVRGEFIREREALQRAIDEAYEAKLIGKNNTSGYDFDVYMHHGAGAYICGEETALLESLEGKKGQPRLKPPFPANVGLYGCPTTVNNVESIAVAPTILRRGAAWFSSFGRPNNSGTKLFCVSGHVNNPCTFEEAMSIPFRELIETHCGGIRGGWDNLLAVIPGGASVPLVPAEQIIDAPMDFDALRDLKSGLGTAAVIVMDKSTDVVKAIARLSYFYKHESCGQCTPCREGTGWMWRVMERLVRGEAQKREIDMLLDVTKQVEGHTICALGDAAAWPIQGLMRHFRGEVERRIDEFSRNAHRVEPVMVAAE, from the coding sequence ATGCTCCAGGACAAAGACCGAATCTTCACCAATATCTACGGCCTGTTCGACAAGTCGTTGGCCGGAGCGCAGGCGCGCGGCCACTGGGACGACACGCCCGGACTCATCGCCAAGGGGCGCGACTGGATCATCAACGAGATGAAGGCGAGCGGCTTGCGCGGCCGCGGCGGTGCAGGCTTCCCGACAGGCCTGAAATGGTCGTTCATGCCCAAGCAGAGCGACGGGCGCCCGAGCTATCTCGTCATCAATGCCGACGAGTCCGAGCCGGGCACCTGCAAGGACCGCGACATTCTGCGCAACGATCCCCACACGCTGGTCGAGGGCGCGCTGGTCGCCGGTTTCGCCATGGGCGCGGTCGCCTGCTACATCTATGTGCGCGGCGAGTTCATCCGCGAGCGTGAGGCGCTGCAACGCGCCATCGACGAGGCCTATGAGGCGAAGCTCATCGGCAAGAACAACACCTCGGGCTACGATTTCGACGTCTACATGCATCACGGCGCCGGCGCCTATATCTGCGGCGAGGAGACGGCGCTGCTGGAAAGCCTCGAAGGCAAGAAGGGCCAGCCACGGCTGAAGCCACCGTTCCCGGCCAATGTCGGCCTCTATGGCTGCCCGACAACGGTCAACAATGTCGAATCCATCGCCGTCGCGCCGACCATCCTGCGCCGCGGCGCGGCGTGGTTTTCGTCCTTCGGCCGGCCGAACAATTCCGGTACCAAGCTGTTCTGCGTCTCCGGCCACGTCAACAATCCGTGCACTTTCGAAGAGGCGATGTCGATCCCGTTCCGCGAGCTGATCGAGACGCATTGCGGCGGTATCCGCGGCGGCTGGGACAATCTGCTCGCGGTCATTCCGGGCGGCGCTTCGGTGCCGCTGGTGCCGGCGGAGCAGATCATCGACGCGCCGATGGATTTCGACGCGCTGCGCGACCTGAAGTCCGGCCTCGGCACCGCGGCCGTCATCGTCATGGACAAATCGACGGACGTCGTGAAGGCGATCGCCAGGCTTTCCTACTTCTACAAGCATGAGAGCTGCGGGCAGTGCACGCCGTGCCGCGAAGGCACCGGCTGGATGTGGCGGGTGATGGAGCGGCTGGTGCGCGGCGAAGCGCAGAAGCGCGAGATCGACATGCTGCTCGACGTCACCAAGCAGGTCGAGGGTCACACGATCTGTGCTCTCGGCGACGCGGCCGCCTGGCCGATCCAGGGCCTGATGCGGCATTTCCGCGGCGAAGTGGAACGCCGCATCGACGAGTTTTCACGCAACGCGCACCGGGTCGAGCCGGTGATGGTGGCGGCGGAGTAG